GGATATTCATGGCAATCTGGTGGGCGAACTTTTTCTCGACCGGCCGGTTAGCAAGTTCGTCTTCAAGCTGGGCAAGTCCCCGTTGTCCCGCTCCGGTCACCGATTGATACGTTGAGACAATAACACGCTTAACCTTCCAACGGTCATGCAACGGCTTGAGAGCAACAACCATCTGAATAGTGGAGCAATTCGGGTTTGCGATGATTCCTTTGTGGTGGAAGATCATTCTCCGATTTACCTCCGGGACAACAAGAGGAACGTTCGGATCCATCCGGAATGCGCTGCTGTTGTCAATCACCAGTGTGCCGGCTTTCGCGGCATGTGGAGCCATCTCCTTGCTCACTGTGGCACCTGCTGAAAACAGGGCTATCTCGATTCCTGCAAACGAGCGTTCCGTCAGTTGCTCGACGGGATGGATGATACCGCCGAATTCCACTTCCTTGCCGATCGATCGCTCGGAGGCAAGGAACTTGATGTTGCCGACAGGGAAGTTCCGTTCCTCCAAAATCTGAATCATCTTCCTTCCCACTAATCCTGTCGCGCCCACAACTGCTACGTTATACAGACGCATGTTCAGTATCTCCTAAGTTCATGACAATAAGTCTTCAAGGTTTTCCCGACTGCGAATGGATGTTGCCTGCGATCCATTCACCAGAACCTCTGCGGGCCGGAGACGGGAGTTGTAGTTCGATGAAAGAACGTATCCGTACGCGCCGGCACAGAGGACGGCAAGCACATCTCCTCGCGAGACGAGAGGAAGAAGCCGATCCTGTGCAAAAAAATCGCCCGATTCACAACACGGCCCCACAACGTCAACCTCTTCGATGATTGTGTTCGAGAGTTGCAGGGGAACTATTTGATGATGCGCCTGATATAAACTCGGGCGAATCAGATCATTCATCCCCCCGTCAATAACAACAAAGTTCTTGCCCTCTTGTTCCTTGCGGTACAACACCGTTGTAACGAGAACTCCGGCATCCCCGACAATTGAACGTCCCGGTTGAATAGTAATTGTACACTCCGTCTTTCTTAATATCGGGAGTACGGTTTTGAGGAATTCCGCTGCAGAAAGAGTCTCAGATTCCATTTTTTCTGCCGGCAGCCGCGGATGCGTGAGCACACCGTGATATCTGATCCCAAACCCGCCGCCGAAATCCACTTCATGCACGGCGATGTTGTTGTTGCGCAATTCCCCGACCACGCGTTCGAGCGCGTGGGCCGCCTCGACAAAAGCCCTCTGACTCAGTATCTGCGAGCCGATATGGCTATGAACGCCCCGGATTTCAACTGATGGAAGATGTTGCGCCCACCCCAGTATCTCCACTGCTTTGCGTGAAGATATGCCGAACTTGTTGTGCTTTTGCCCTGTTGAGATATATGCGTGCGTCCCGGCATCAATATCGAGATTCAGACGAAGGAGGATGCGTGCCGTCTTTCCAAGCCGCGATGCAATCGTGCTGATGACCTCAAGCTCTTGTTTCGATTCGACGTTGAAGGCGTAGATGTCCTCCTCTAACGCGTATGCAATCTCATCGTCGCGCTTGCCGACCCCGCTGAACGAGATGGAGTCCGGTGGGAAGCCGGCGTTGAGCGCAATGAACAGCTCGCCTTTGGAGCCAACGTCGGCGCCCAGACCTTGTTCAGCAATAAGTTTCAGAAGATAAACATTCGCATTCGCCTTGACCGCATACGTTGTACGATGGAGATATCCCTCGAAGGCTGCTTCGATGGCGCGGCAGTTTTCGACGATGGCCCTTCTGCTGTAGACATATAATGGAGAGCCGAATTCCGCAATCAGTTCGGATAGCCTTGCATCTTCGCAGTACAACTCATGGTTCAGGTAGCGGAATGATGTCATCAGCCCCACGCCGATTCGGAAAACTGCTGCGTCTTGCCCTCCGCCTGTGAGTCAAACGGGTCGAAATACTCGGCGTAATTGATGTCAAACCCTTCGGCGAAGAATGCCCCCGAATCCTGATCCTGAATGTATGTGCCCTTGTACTCCTTACGGCTGATAATCTCCAGCATCCCGACCAATGCGTCTACGTCGTCTTCATTCGAATAGCAACCAAAGCTCGCGCGAACCATCCCCGGGAACGTACTGAGGTCGGACGTTACAACGCCGCATCCGGCATCCTCCGCATGATCGGCATCGACGTTCAGCAATTTCTTCGCGTACGGTTGGGCACAGAAGTAACCGTTTCTGACTCCGATGCCGCCTTCCGTCCCGAGGATTGCGCCGACCAAACCAGGATGCATTCCCTCCATGTTGAACGTTATGACGCCCACTTTGTCGTCACGTCGGTCAATTGGCCCGTAATACACCATCCCCGGAATCTTCTTCAATTTCTTCATCGCGTACTCGAGCAGATGTTGCTCGTGCGCTGCAACCGAATCCATTCCCATCTCATTCATCACACACACTGCTTCAGCAAGCGCGAGGCCACCGACGACATTCGGGCTGCCTGCCTCGTCGCGATGTGGAGCGGGGTTCCATTCCACATGATCCAGTGTCACGATGGCGGCAACGCCGCCGCCAACGCTATCGGGTTCCCCCGCCGCGAAGAAATTCCTCGGACCGACAAGAACGCCGGTTCCGAACGGCGCGTAGATCTTGTGTGCTGAGTAGGCAAGAAAGTCAATGTGACGCGGATCGTCATCCGGCAACATGTTTACCGGGCGGTGAGCAACGAGTTGTGCCGCATCAACAAACACGCGGGCTCCGGCACCGTGCGCCAATTCTGCAATCTCGTGGATAGGAGAGCAGATACCGGTAATGTTCGATGCTCCGTTGACTGCTACCAACTTCACGCGGCCTTTGAATCGCTGCAAGATGTCCCGCATTTCATGCACGTCAATGTGGCCGCCATTGAGAACTCCGATGTGAACAACGCTTGCCACTTTGCGCCATGGCAAATCATTGGAGTGATGTTCAATCCCGGTCGTCACAACAACATCGTTCTTTGTAAAATTGAACCGATGCGCGAGTTTGTTGATGCACTCGGTTGTATTCTTTAGGAACACCACAATGTTCCTATCGAGGTCGGCGCCGACAAATTTGCCGCACACATCGTGGGCACTGTCGTACAATTGTGTCGCAATCCTTGATTTGAAACCCGTACCCCGATGGACGCCGGAGTACCATGGCATAAAATCCTCAATTCGCTTCAGCACGCGTTTGAATGCGGGCGTGCTTGCCGCGTTGTCGAGAAACACATACGGCCGCTTGCTGCCATCAAGCACGGGAACGGCTGTGTCGATTCCGACAATTTCAGAACGGACATTCTCGATCCGTATGGACTGGTTGTTCATGGTTCTCTCCGGACGACGATGATATGTATAAGAACAGTTACCCGCGAGGGTGGAACGTGCGGTGCACTTCCTTCAGGTACTCGCGGTCAATATGCGTGTAGATTTGCGTTGTCGAAATATCCGAATGGCCGAGCATCTCCTGCACTGCGCGCAAATCCGCCCCTCCTTCAAGCAGATGTGTCGCGAACGAATGACGCAGCGTGTGCGGATGAACATCTTTCTCCAAACCGGCCTGACGCGCATATCGTTGTACGATACTCCATACTGCCATTCTGCTCAACGACGTGCCCCGGACACTTAAAAACATGGCATCTTCCGACTTATCCCTCCGTGCAAGCAGTATCCTGCATTCTCTTATGTACCGGTCAATCCATCGAAGTGCCGAGCCGCCAATCGGGACAATGCGCTCCTTCGATCCTTTTCCGAATACTCGGACAAGCATCTCGTCCGCAAGTATGCCTGATTGTTTCAGACCAATCACCTCCGAAACTCTCAGTCCGCTTGCGTACAGTGTTTCAAGAACTGCCCTGTCGCGCAGCCACAATTGCTTCTTGTCTTTGGAGGTTGGCGCGGGCTGTGCGAGCATCATCTCCACTTCATTCTGGCTCAGCACATCGGGAAGTAAGCGCGAAAGCTTCGGTGCATCGACTTCTTCCGCCGGGTTCCTTCTGGTTACCCCGTCACCGACGAGAAACTTGTGGAATCCCTTGATGGCAGAAAGCGCCCTCGTTACCGAACGCGGCGACAACCCATCATGCTTGAGAGAAGAAAGAAATTGAGCCGTGTGTGATTCACGAATAGCCCGTATATTCCTCACGTTGTGCTCTTCAAGAAATGCAAGGTAGCGCTGGAGATCAAACCTGTACGATGCTATCGTGTTGCGCGATGCATTCTTCTCCAAGGCGAGATAATGCAGATAACTCTTGCAATGCTCGATCATTGCGTGTCGATGGATTTGATCCTTCGTGAAAGGCGTTCCTCTTTCGGAAACACCGACGCCCTGTTGCCCTCTTCGGCAGGGACATCCGCTGGCTTTGATTCCTCAACCTGTTCCTTGATCCTGCCGCGCTTGTCTGACTCGGATGCATCACGCTTCTCCCCGGTACTCTTCTTCTCACTCTCCGGATACTTCACTCGCCCGTGGTATACCCCGATCAACACACCAAGAAACGCCTTCTTGATTCTCGTGAGATCCTTCAACGTCAATGGGGACTCATCAAGTTCGCCCTCTTCAAACCGCTTCTTGAACAGATCATCAATCAATGACTCCAACTTCTGGGGAGACGGATCATCGAGTGTTCGTGCGGCCGCCTCGATTGAATCCGCCAGCATCAGGATGCCGGTTTCCTTCGTTTGAGGCTTCGGGCCCGGATAGCGGTAATCCTGCTCGTTGATTTCATCAATCTTTGTTTCATCATCGGAGTTTTCTGCCAACTCAATGGCCTTGCGATAGAAGTAATCTATGCGCGTCGTGCCGTGGTGCTGCGGGATGAAGTCAATTACCTCTTCGGGAAGCGTGTGCTCGCGTGCAAGAGAAACGCCTTTCTTCACGTGGTTCTGAATGATCAGCGAACTCATCCGCGGCGACAATTTGTCATGACGATTACGAGTACCCTTCTGGTTTTCGACGAAGTACGTCGGCTTTTCGATCTTCCCGACATCATGAAACAGGGCCCCGACCCGTGCAAGCACTTCATTTGCTCCGACCACTGAGGCCGCTGCTTCGGCAAGACTCGCCATAGTCATACTGTGATGGTAGGTGCCGGGGGCTTTTTCGGACAACATCTTGAGCAGAGGATGATTGAAGTGCGACAGTTCGATGAGCGTGAGATCGGTTGTGACGCGGGCGAAGCGTTCGAAGAAGATCAGCAGCCCGAACGTCAGAACAGGAGAGATGATCGAGTTTGTCAGTGCAAACATCAATGCTTCCAGAATGTTCATCCAAGGCTCGATGCGTTCCATCCCCAGTGCCAGTATCGTCGCGCTGTACCCGAGAAAAATATAGCCGAGCGAGCGGATAATCTGGTTTCTGTTTCGTACACCACGGACTGTGTATACGGACAATGCTCCCGCAATGAGCGCTGCAAGTGCCACCGCGTAATCATTACCTCGTATACCGGCGACGAGAAATGCAATGATCACCGTTCCGTAAAACCCTACCCGCGAATCGAAAATAATCGTCAATAACATCGACGCAACCGGAACAAGAATGAGGTATTCGATTGGCGCTGCGACATCCACGACACGCGTGACGTAGGCGAAGAAGCCCACAAGTACCATCAAGAACGCAATCAGGCCCAAACGTCTATTGTTGCAGAAAATCCGGCGGCGGAACAAGCGCAGATAAATGCCGAATAACAATACCACAACACCGACATGAAGAAAAATGCCGAGATGCTGAAGGGGTCCGGGCGCAACCGTCCCCCGTTCCACTCTTGCTTTGCGTAACGATTCGAGTTTCTGCCTGATATCATATGTGATGCGCTCATTCTTGACGACAATACGATCGCCCTCCTGCACAAAACCCGCTGTTTTGGGCACTGATTCGATTGCCGTCCTGATTGATTGCTGTGTCGCCTCCGCATTGAACCGGATATTCGGAATTATGTGCAGCACAATGATTTTATGGGCAATATCCGCTGTGTCATTGTCGCGCGAGTATTGCACAATCAGATCGTTGTCCAGTTCCCCAACAACTTCATTCTCATCGGTGAACACATGAGCAGAGACAATCTCCTCCACTGTTCCTTTTCGCAAGGCTATTTCGGGCCGCGCAAGCGAATTCTTCTCCACATCCAGAATGCCGCGTTGCAGATGCTTTTCCGCTATACGAAGGATAACATCCCGCATTTCAAGAATGTGTGCGGACGAGAATCTCGAGAGCAAGTTCCATTCACGTTCGTACAGATTCAGTTGAAGCCGGGAGGAGAGCTCGGCAAACACCGTAGAGTCAGCCGGGGAACCGGAACTCCGGAACTTTGTCCGGGCGGCCAATGCCGCCTGCAAACGCTCGAAAAAATTCTTCAGGTTGCTCAGTTGTGCATCGACAACCGATTGATCACGCTCAAAAACCGGATAGACGTTCGTCCTTGCCTGCGCCACTTCCTCTCCGTACTCCTCGGCTTCGCGGGAAATGGGAAACGAAAACGGCGCAAATAAATCCTGCCGTGTCCACACTTGCCCGATCTTGTATTCCAACTCAAAAGACGAGCCGCGAGGAAACATCATGCCCAGCAGGAGTATCAGTCCGCCGGTTATTGCGCCCTTCTTCGCCAAATCCTTCGTAGGAATGAGGCGTCGAAGCCGTTGCACGATTGTCTCTTGTAGTTTATGGTCCGGCATTGGTTATCGGGATGAAGTTTCTGAGGAAATATCGGGAGAATGACATAGAGAAGCAACGCAACACACCGGGCTACACACGGCAATTCACGGCTGCCTGTTCGAGAGGCGTAAACGAAAGAACCCGAAGCCGGGATGACTTCGGGTTCCAGTGTGTGCTATGCAATGCAGATTAGTTGTTTTTCGCGCCCTGATCGATCCACGTAGCAACAGCCTTCACTTCATCATCGGTAAGCCAGACCGCCTTCCCTTCCTGAATCCGCCGTTTCGAATTCAACGGCATACGGTCACCGAAAGGCGGCTTCTCCGCAAGCTTCTGAATGAGCAGACTTTCTCCGGACTTGCCAACTTTGAAAGGAACACCATGTTTGCCGCCAGCGGCTATCTGATTGTATGAATCCATATTCAGTTCGCTCGGATTGAAATTATCTTCCGCATGACAGGGAAGACATTTTGCTTTGATAATCGGGAATACATCATTCTTGAAAGAAATATCTTGCTTCTTGCCGTTCTGGGCAAACAGACTCGCCGACACGAATATCGTCACTGCAAGAACTGCTGCGGCACGGATTTTCATTCTTTTCCTCCCTGATTGTAAGATTCTGCTATCACGAAATTAAACAAACACAACGAACAAATGGTTGCAAATCAGTTATTCTGCGCACCTTGTGCAATCCAGTCACGAATCAATTGTATTGATGCGGACGGCAGTGCCGAACCTCCCAACGGCATAAGATTGCCGCAATTTCCCTCAAGGCGCTTCACCAATCCGCTCGCTCCGGGATTGTTGGGAACAACGCGCATGTCTCCGGCACACGGACCCGTTGTTGCGGCCACATTGACCAAACCGCCGTATGAACTGCCGGAGGCAAGAGAAAACGGCGCCCCACCTCCGGGATGACACCCCTCATTCACGCAACTCGCCGTGAATATCGGTTGAATTTGTGTGGAGAAGGATATGCCCGTTGCGGCGGGAGACACTCGAATTTCGATTTCGATTTCGTTCTCCTCATGCATCGGCGAATCAAGAGATGAGTCGTGCGTATCAGAGTCTTTGATCTTCACGTTCGTCGTTCCGGACACGTTGCCACTGACAGCCTGA
This DNA window, taken from Bacteroidota bacterium, encodes the following:
- a CDS encoding aspartate-semialdehyde dehydrogenase, whose amino-acid sequence is MRLYNVAVVGATGLVGRKMIQILEERNFPVGNIKFLASERSIGKEVEFGGIIHPVEQLTERSFAGIEIALFSAGATVSKEMAPHAAKAGTLVIDNSSAFRMDPNVPLVVPEVNRRMIFHHKGIIANPNCSTIQMVVALKPLHDRWKVKRVIVSTYQSVTGAGQRGLAQLEDELANRPVEKKFAHQIAMNILPHVDVFHPDGYTKEEHKMVNETKKIMGDDAIKVNATCVRVPVYGGHSESINVELEKKFEMHEVREALANAEGILLQDDPTASLYPMPVAAWDRDEVFVGRIRRDETIGSGLTLWVVSDNLRKGAATNAVQIAEEWIKGR
- the lysA gene encoding diaminopimelate decarboxylase, whose amino-acid sequence is MTSFRYLNHELYCEDARLSELIAEFGSPLYVYSRRAIVENCRAIEAAFEGYLHRTTYAVKANANVYLLKLIAEQGLGADVGSKGELFIALNAGFPPDSISFSGVGKRDDEIAYALEEDIYAFNVESKQELEVISTIASRLGKTARILLRLNLDIDAGTHAYISTGQKHNKFGISSRKAVEILGWAQHLPSVEIRGVHSHIGSQILSQRAFVEAAHALERVVGELRNNNIAVHEVDFGGGFGIRYHGVLTHPRLPAEKMESETLSAAEFLKTVLPILRKTECTITIQPGRSIVGDAGVLVTTVLYRKEQEGKNFVVIDGGMNDLIRPSLYQAHHQIVPLQLSNTIIEEVDVVGPCCESGDFFAQDRLLPLVSRGDVLAVLCAGAYGYVLSSNYNSRLRPAEVLVNGSQATSIRSRENLEDLLS
- a CDS encoding aminotransferase class V-fold PLP-dependent enzyme — encoded protein: MNNQSIRIENVRSEIVGIDTAVPVLDGSKRPYVFLDNAASTPAFKRVLKRIEDFMPWYSGVHRGTGFKSRIATQLYDSAHDVCGKFVGADLDRNIVVFLKNTTECINKLAHRFNFTKNDVVVTTGIEHHSNDLPWRKVASVVHIGVLNGGHIDVHEMRDILQRFKGRVKLVAVNGASNITGICSPIHEIAELAHGAGARVFVDAAQLVAHRPVNMLPDDDPRHIDFLAYSAHKIYAPFGTGVLVGPRNFFAAGEPDSVGGGVAAIVTLDHVEWNPAPHRDEAGSPNVVGGLALAEAVCVMNEMGMDSVAAHEQHLLEYAMKKLKKIPGMVYYGPIDRRDDKVGVITFNMEGMHPGLVGAILGTEGGIGVRNGYFCAQPYAKKLLNVDADHAEDAGCGVVTSDLSTFPGMVRASFGCYSNEDDVDALVGMLEIISRKEYKGTYIQDQDSGAFFAEGFDINYAEYFDPFDSQAEGKTQQFSESAWG
- the xerD gene encoding site-specific tyrosine recombinase XerD is translated as MIEHCKSYLHYLALEKNASRNTIASYRFDLQRYLAFLEEHNVRNIRAIRESHTAQFLSSLKHDGLSPRSVTRALSAIKGFHKFLVGDGVTRRNPAEEVDAPKLSRLLPDVLSQNEVEMMLAQPAPTSKDKKQLWLRDRAVLETLYASGLRVSEVIGLKQSGILADEMLVRVFGKGSKERIVPIGGSALRWIDRYIRECRILLARRDKSEDAMFLSVRGTSLSRMAVWSIVQRYARQAGLEKDVHPHTLRHSFATHLLEGGADLRAVQEMLGHSDISTTQIYTHIDREYLKEVHRTFHPRG
- a CDS encoding HDIG domain-containing protein, coding for MQRLRRLIPTKDLAKKGAITGGLILLLGMMFPRGSSFELEYKIGQVWTRQDLFAPFSFPISREAEEYGEEVAQARTNVYPVFERDQSVVDAQLSNLKNFFERLQAALAARTKFRSSGSPADSTVFAELSSRLQLNLYEREWNLLSRFSSAHILEMRDVILRIAEKHLQRGILDVEKNSLARPEIALRKGTVEEIVSAHVFTDENEVVGELDNDLIVQYSRDNDTADIAHKIIVLHIIPNIRFNAEATQQSIRTAIESVPKTAGFVQEGDRIVVKNERITYDIRQKLESLRKARVERGTVAPGPLQHLGIFLHVGVVVLLFGIYLRLFRRRIFCNNRRLGLIAFLMVLVGFFAYVTRVVDVAAPIEYLILVPVASMLLTIIFDSRVGFYGTVIIAFLVAGIRGNDYAVALAALIAGALSVYTVRGVRNRNQIIRSLGYIFLGYSATILALGMERIEPWMNILEALMFALTNSIISPVLTFGLLIFFERFARVTTDLTLIELSHFNHPLLKMLSEKAPGTYHHSMTMASLAEAAASVVGANEVLARVGALFHDVGKIEKPTYFVENQKGTRNRHDKLSPRMSSLIIQNHVKKGVSLAREHTLPEEVIDFIPQHHGTTRIDYFYRKAIELAENSDDETKIDEINEQDYRYPGPKPQTKETGILMLADSIEAAARTLDDPSPQKLESLIDDLFKKRFEEGELDESPLTLKDLTRIKKAFLGVLIGVYHGRVKYPESEKKSTGEKRDASESDKRGRIKEQVEESKPADVPAEEGNRASVFPKEERLSRRIKSIDTQ